A segment of the Neochlamydia sp. S13 genome:
GGTAAAGATGAAGAAGGTCAGTGGTGGCATGAAAAAGAGCCTCACCTCCCTATGGAATTGCTAAACTTTACTCCTTTGTTAGGCAGTAGAGAGTTAACTAAAGCCTATGATGAGAAAATTCATGAAGTGCTTAATATGCCTTATCAAGAAAACCTTGATTTGCGTCAGTATTTGGCCAAGCAGCACCTTGTTCTAGCTGATATGGAAGCTTTTGACCCGGGAATGGGTGATTTAGACAAGCATGGCATGCTTTTTCAAGTAAAAAAAGATTTCTATCGGTTTCCCCATTTAGCTTTGGACCGATTAGCGCTTCTTAAAAAAGTAGAAGTTTCCGACACTTTTACTAGGATTGACAAGTTAAGTGAGCTAGGGATTATGACACAAGGAGCCACTGAAAAGTTAAAGGATTGGATGAGCCTAGCCTTATTTATGCGTCTTAGGACTTATTCTCATTATCGAGCGCAAAAAGAGATGATGAATCCTCTCCTTAAGCCCTTTGGATTTGAAGATCCAGATCTTATTGAAAAGCAGTTTGCTTTAGATCATAAAGCCTTAGAAAAAATAGAAAAAATCTATCATATCTTTATTCCTTTCTATCAAGCTATCAAAGAATTTTTAGCTGGCAATGAAGAGCAACTTAGATTTTCTGATTTGGAGGATAATTCGCTAAAAACGCGAGGACATATATGTCGAAGGATTTTTCAAAATAGAAATGCAGAAAAATGGTATCTACGGGCTATAGAAGCAAATCCACAAGATTCGGAGGTTTTAAATACTCTTGGAAATATTTACCAATACAAAGGCAATTTAGGCAAAGCGGTAGAGTATAGCGAGAAAGCGCTTGCCATTGAACTTAAGCTGTATGGTGTAAATCATCCCAGGATAGCAATATGTTACAACAATTTAGGAACAATCTACGAAGAGCAAGGCAATTTAGGCAAAGCGGTAGAGTATAGTGAGAAGGCGCTTGCTATTGGCCTTAAGGCTTTGGGAGAAAATCATCCTATAGTGGCAACTCATTATAACAACCTAGGGCAAATCTACAAAGCCCAAGGCAATTTAGACAAAGCGGTAAAGTATAGTAACAAAGCGCTTGCTATCAACCTTAAACTTTTTGGAGAAAATAATTCTACGGTGGCAACCGATTATAACAACCTAGGACAAATCTATAAAGAACAAGGTGATTTAAAAAAGGCGGCAGAGTATTTAAATAAAGCACTTGCCATTGACCTTAAGCTATATGGCGAAAAACATCCCATCGTGGCCATTCGTCACAACAACTTAGGACTGATCTACCAAGGCCAGGGTACTTTAGAAAAAGCGGCAGAGTATAGCACTAAAGCGCTTACCATTGACCTTAAGTTGTTTGGCGAAAATCATCCCCAGGTAGCAAGAGATTACAATAATTTAGGAGCAATCTACAAGGACGAAGGCAATTTATGCAAGGCGTTGGAGCATAGTAACAAAGCGCTAGCTATTAACCTTAAGCTTTATGGTGAAAACCATCCTAGTGTGGCAACCCATTATAATAACCTTGGACAAATCTATAAAGAACAAGGCGATTTAAAAAAGACGTTAAAGTATTTAAACAAAGCTTTTACAATTAACCTTAAGCTTTTTGGAGAAAATCATTCCACGGTGGCAATAGATTACAGGAATCTAGGACAAATCTACAAAGAGCAAGGCCATTTAAATAAAGCCGAAGAGTATAGCAGCAAAGCGCTTGCCATTAACCTTAAGCTTTTTAGAGAAAATCATCCCGCCGTGACAATCGATTATAGCAATCTAGGACAAATCTATAAAGCACAAGGCCATTTAAATAAAGCCGAAGAGTATAGCAGCAAAGCGCTTGCTATTGACCTTAAGCTTTTTGGAGAAAATCATCCTATGGTGGCAGCAAATTACATCAATTTGGAAACAATCTACCAAGACCAAGGCAAACTAGACAAGGCAGCAGAGTATAATAGCAAAGCGCTAGTTATCAACCTTAAGCTGTATGGTGAGAATCATTCTACTGTGTCAGCTTGTTACAGCAATCTAGGAGCAATCTACGAAAACAATGGTAATTTAGACACGGCGGTGGAGTGTAGCAATAAAGCGCTCGCTATCAACCTTAAGCTTTATGGTGAAAATCATTCTACTGTGTCAGTTTGTTACAGCAATCTAGGAGCAATCTACAAAAACCAGGGTAATCTAGCCAAGGCGGGAGAGTATAGCAACAAAGCGCTAGCAATCGACCTTAAGTTATTTGGCGAAAATCATCCCAACGTAGCAAGAGATTACAATAATTTAGGAGCAATCTACAAAGACAAAGGCAATTCATGCAAAGCGTTGGAGTATAGCAACAAAGCGCTAGCCATTAACCTTAAGCTGTATGGTGAAAATCATTCTAGTGTGGCAACTCGTTATAACAACTTAGGCCAAATTTATAAAGCCCAAGGCAATTTAGACAAGGCGGCAGAGTATCTAAATAAAGCACTTGCCATTGACCTTAAGCTTTATGGTGAAAATTATCACAACATAGCAAGAGATTACAACAACTTAGGAGCAATATACAAAGCGCAAGGCAATTTAGATAAGGCGGCAGAGTATAGCAACAAAGCGCTTGCTATTGACCTTAAGCTTTTTGGGGGAAATCATTGTAGTGTGGCAACTCATTATAACAACTTAGGGCAAATCTACAACGTTCAAGGTAATTTAGGCAAAGCGGTAGAGTATAGTAACAAAGCGCTTGCTACCAATCTTAAACTTTTTGGTGAAAATCATCCTAGTGTGGCAACTTATTATAATAACCTAGGACAAATCTATAAAAAACAAGGCAATTTAAAAAAGGCGGCAGAGTATTTAAAAAAATCACTTGTCATCAGTCTTAAGCTATTTGGTGAAAATTATCCCCTTGTTGCCATTTGTTACAATAACCTAGGACTGATCTACCAAGAGCAAGGCAATTTAGACAAGTCGGCAGAGTATAGCAAAAAAGCGCTTACCATTAACCTTAAGCTTTTTGGGGAAAACTACCCCAAGGTGGCAATTTGTTACAATAACTTAGGAAGGACCTACCAAAAACAAGATAAGTTACGAAAAGCATTTAAGCATATCAGTAAAGCTTTGGAACTTGCTTACCACTTATATGGAAAAGATCATCCCAATGTAATAACAATTTGCAATAACCTACAGGTACTCTTCTTAGAGGCTTATTTAAAACAGCATAGGCACAAATAGTTTTTTTCGTAACTTTTAAGCCCTAGGGGACGCCATCTGATTAGCTTTAAAAATTATGCTATAAGATCTTGTTATACCTTTTTAAGCTACTTCTTATGCAGCCCCGTACTTTATAAAATCCCTTGTGTTAAGTAAAAAGACAGCTTTTAGAGGATTTGATATGTAGACGGAGTTTTTTTAAACCGTATTACTTAATGTACTAGAATAATTTTTAGGCTATCTTCCCCGTGTATTGAATTTGCGTTTATCCTATCAAACGTTGAAAATTGTCAGAATATCTTCTATAAATCAAGGAGAATCATAAGCTATTACTTTTGGCTAACCTTTTCTCTTGAATTTCTTGCACTGTGGCATTGATGAGTTTTATCTCAAAATCGGCGTTTTGCTTTCCCTTAGAGGTGAGGTCGGGACTGTTAGTAAGCGTACTAACGATTGGCTGAGGATAACCAGGCAAGTAAATAAATCTCTCTAATGTGCCTGATGTGTTGCTTTGCGCATGTGTGGCCAGCCGCATCACTCCTTTACTCATGACTGAGCCCTTGGAAAAAAACTTAACATCTATTTTATTGGATTCATGATGGGTTCTATTTTCATCATGAAATTCAATCAGCTGAATGTAGTGCAAGGGTTTTTCTTTATCTGTCACAAGCTCTAATAGCTTATCATCTAGATTACCCTCTACTTTAAGGCGCATGAGGTTAGCTTGACTATTTTGAGCGCTTTCAAAAATAACATGCACATCAGCATTCATGATCAACATTAAGTT
Coding sequences within it:
- a CDS encoding tetratricopeptide repeat protein, whose amino-acid sequence is MNHLSSEPHRIHSVLFPAFKNEEAHGSYSARDTTAYREISLKIFKELGLQDLCQAKLVCKEWKQLVEGSFLSEKAYTQALKSIFEKKDPIQESCCIEKLGDIYLRKETTETLLQAAGLYNYALRLAPQERQEVLKDRLFQVQNLLVKQCKGRPFDPVVVEKQFENNRKVLKKFREEIGEKIQKLPETPSCQEVRDLYAEIACQIKIFFGQLAIQIFDNLGPAPCEYAMIGFGSLAREEMTPYSDLEFGILIEQDTSVNREYFKCFTILLHLQVINLGETILPALNIPCLKAINFFDGLTPRGFAFDGAGVEGKGCKTPLGNGKTFELIQTPGQMAQYIGKDEEGQWWHEKEPHLPMELLNFTPLLGSRELTKAYDEKIHEVLNMPYQENLDLRQYLAKQHLVLADMEAFDPGMGDLDKHGMLFQVKKDFYRFPHLALDRLALLKKVEVSDTFTRIDKLSELGIMTQGATEKLKDWMSLALFMRLRTYSHYRAQKEMMNPLLKPFGFEDPDLIEKQFALDHKALEKIEKIYHIFIPFYQAIKEFLAGNEEQLRFSDLEDNSLKTRGHICRRIFQNRNAEKWYLRAIEANPQDSEVLNTLGNIYQYKGNLGKAVEYSEKALAIELKLYGVNHPRIAICYNNLGTIYEEQGNLGKAVEYSEKALAIGLKALGENHPIVATHYNNLGQIYKAQGNLDKAVKYSNKALAINLKLFGENNSTVATDYNNLGQIYKEQGDLKKAAEYLNKALAIDLKLYGEKHPIVAIRHNNLGLIYQGQGTLEKAAEYSTKALTIDLKLFGENHPQVARDYNNLGAIYKDEGNLCKALEHSNKALAINLKLYGENHPSVATHYNNLGQIYKEQGDLKKTLKYLNKAFTINLKLFGENHSTVAIDYRNLGQIYKEQGHLNKAEEYSSKALAINLKLFRENHPAVTIDYSNLGQIYKAQGHLNKAEEYSSKALAIDLKLFGENHPMVAANYINLETIYQDQGKLDKAAEYNSKALVINLKLYGENHSTVSACYSNLGAIYENNGNLDTAVECSNKALAINLKLYGENHSTVSVCYSNLGAIYKNQGNLAKAGEYSNKALAIDLKLFGENHPNVARDYNNLGAIYKDKGNSCKALEYSNKALAINLKLYGENHSSVATRYNNLGQIYKAQGNLDKAAEYLNKALAIDLKLYGENYHNIARDYNNLGAIYKAQGNLDKAAEYSNKALAIDLKLFGGNHCSVATHYNNLGQIYNVQGNLGKAVEYSNKALATNLKLFGENHPSVATYYNNLGQIYKKQGNLKKAAEYLKKSLVISLKLFGENYPLVAICYNNLGLIYQEQGNLDKSAEYSKKALTINLKLFGENYPKVAICYNNLGRTYQKQDKLRKAFKHISKALELAYHLYGKDHPNVITICNNLQVLFLEAYLKQHRHK
- a CDS encoding Tfp pilus assembly protein FimT/FimU, which gives rise to MCSWHTEAMRPYSKSKRVKKRFITLLELLMVMAILALTLGVIGFNVHKALREQRFKTETDLVVDYLRLAQNLMLIMNADVHVIFESAQNSQANLMRLKVEGNLDDKLLELVTDKEKPLHYIQLIEFHDENRTHHESNKIDVKFFSKGSVMSKGVMRLATHAQSNTSGTLERFIYLPGYPQPIVSTLTNSPDLTSKGKQNADFEIKLINATVQEIQEKRLAKSNSL